A genomic segment from Mycoplasmopsis arginini encodes:
- a CDS encoding BspA family leucine-rich repeat surface protein produces the protein MKKNKKLLVVLSGLASTLIPVSILSARCSNDSNSGSENGGKNGGENSDMPHEKIRSENDERKTQEEEADRKQKEEKEKKDMQDVETVKQIVKEHEDAFGSFHTQGDFIEQISVYAKDKGINNLSLASHNEKNKNLRLDKEGGKQNTIRLQMGSQIFDVKLGKVLDNEVMTKYYFEGEQDKIFNNYLNDKKVVERNWRNILKDSRKIIVTQLGYYKSGPNIALTLIPYYTTKVPKHLPLKITSLLASFYNLESKKIDNLEFWDTKNIITFESAFEYAKNFDQDLSKWKLKDNANVKNIFKGAKQMNKHLENISKSWNKEKLTI, from the coding sequence ATGAAAAAAAATAAAAAACTTTTAGTTGTTTTAAGCGGGTTGGCAAGTACATTAATTCCAGTTTCAATTTTATCTGCTAGATGTTCAAATGATTCTAATTCAGGAAGCGAAAATGGTGGCAAAAACGGCGGTGAAAATAGTGACATGCCACATGAAAAAATTAGATCTGAAAATGATGAAAGAAAAACACAAGAGGAAGAGGCTGATAGAAAGCAAAAAGAAGAAAAAGAAAAGAAAGATATGCAAGACGTTGAAACTGTTAAGCAAATAGTTAAAGAACACGAGGACGCTTTTGGTTCATTCCACACACAAGGTGATTTTATAGAGCAAATTTCTGTTTATGCAAAAGATAAAGGTATTAATAATCTGTCACTAGCATCTCATAATGAAAAGAATAAAAATCTACGATTAGACAAAGAGGGCGGAAAACAAAATACTATTCGTCTACAAATGGGTTCACAAATCTTTGATGTTAAGTTAGGCAAAGTGCTAGATAATGAAGTTATGACAAAATATTATTTCGAAGGTGAGCAAGATAAAATATTTAATAATTATTTAAATGATAAAAAAGTTGTTGAAAGAAACTGAAGAAATATACTTAAAGATTCCAGAAAAATAATAGTTACTCAGTTGGGATACTATAAATCAGGACCTAACATTGCGCTTACATTAATTCCTTATTACACAACTAAGGTACCAAAGCACTTACCACTTAAGATTACTTCATTATTAGCCTCATTTTATAATTTAGAATCTAAAAAGATTGATAATCTGGAGTTTTGAGATACTAAAAATATTATTACTTTTGAGTCTGCTTTTGAATATGCAAAGAATTTTGATCAAGATTTGAGTAAATGAAAATTAAAAGATAATGCAAATGTTAAAAATATA
- a CDS encoding putative immunoglobulin-blocking virulence protein yields the protein MAILKSKKRKIVSLILGSTIAGATLFGAVLFSTNQKNANGVDYNNQNGANPEIFHKGTPDTTNANVSITDHKLKEVPKPPVVVPPKPEPTPIPPKPTPTPVPPKPTPVPPKPTPIPPKPTPTPPKKNTERIVIEINGVKVVAEVTPAPSRPLDPRDIAAGITNPNPYMNVIVGNIKSVEVTQELRDATLKNLIHHETAGLKNYFPGYIDDLLLEPNDKYDPELNIINNRAIWLRLMDKFKRLLDSPNVVKFLLPNAVNEYNKPKQFRSQNIKYAWLIKHLDYSKFTKLGKGAEKYLKEGYTASPDNAYINENGEIDSYGYDPAPGYNTVTTRMERDNKERRAFGIEGYYGRTPDEIANGNYRGWTKQDVTRSEKFKEFNVGNNDGIVITELTREKPEEGKLNKGYIVEIDAANFEGYEKTKNLIEQLKAKGIEITSYRIKNMGKKDVNQKFREILRALPDRLPQLELFFDHRATNTSSLIELENKKIKELSLFTLGNSLLDDWSLNPWALRNVEWVNTIDYNVSWENKQGADIASRITFNTIAFEESDILKNTDKPFERINNGLRMVYYVRNNEGIFQGSFGPGLNPDTNEGGNSYPTRLDFSRAPSIKSLKGLKFYDYIKASNAKRKLKNLKLFNDKEYFEIDGDELDKSQFDSVMAINEPPFAMPKTKIEFSNGSITSAIRILGTQTLSGKALSNLSVLLNLSKIHAPLQVSQGADALKKQLEENGYRVEYASDNTFN from the coding sequence ATGGCTATTTTAAAAAGCAAAAAAAGAAAAATTGTTTCTTTAATTTTAGGTTCGACAATTGCTGGTGCCACTTTGTTTGGCGCTGTTTTATTTTCAACGAACCAAAAAAATGCAAACGGTGTCGATTATAATAATCAAAATGGGGCTAATCCGGAAATTTTTCATAAAGGAACACCAGATACAACAAATGCTAATGTGTCAATTACTGATCATAAATTAAAAGAAGTGCCAAAACCACCAGTTGTAGTTCCACCTAAACCAGAACCAACTCCGATTCCGCCTAAGCCAACACCAACTCCAGTTCCACCTAAACCAACGCCAGTGCCACCTAAACCAACTCCAATTCCGCCTAAGCCAACACCAACTCCACCTAAAAAGAATACCGAAAGAATTGTTATTGAAATTAATGGAGTTAAAGTTGTAGCTGAAGTAACCCCAGCTCCTTCTCGTCCTTTAGACCCAAGAGATATTGCAGCGGGAATTACAAATCCTAATCCATATATGAATGTTATTGTTGGAAACATAAAGAGTGTTGAAGTAACTCAAGAGTTAAGAGATGCAACCTTAAAAAATTTAATTCATCATGAAACAGCCGGATTAAAAAATTATTTCCCTGGTTATATTGATGATTTATTATTAGAACCAAACGATAAATATGATCCAGAACTTAATATTATTAATAACCGAGCAATCTGATTAAGATTAATGGATAAATTTAAACGCCTTTTAGATAGTCCTAATGTTGTTAAGTTCTTGTTACCTAATGCTGTAAATGAATATAACAAGCCAAAACAATTTAGAAGTCAAAATATTAAATATGCTTGATTAATCAAACATCTAGATTATTCTAAATTCACAAAATTAGGTAAGGGAGCTGAAAAATATCTAAAAGAAGGTTATACCGCATCTCCTGATAATGCTTATATCAATGAAAATGGTGAAATTGATTCATATGGTTATGATCCAGCGCCTGGTTATAATACCGTTACAACAAGAATGGAAAGAGATAACAAAGAAAGACGTGCTTTTGGTATTGAAGGTTACTATGGTAGAACTCCAGATGAAATAGCAAATGGAAACTATCGTGGTTGAACTAAGCAAGATGTAACTAGATCAGAAAAGTTTAAAGAATTTAACGTTGGAAATAATGATGGAATAGTTATTACTGAATTAACAAGAGAAAAACCTGAAGAAGGAAAACTAAATAAAGGTTATATTGTTGAAATTGATGCAGCTAATTTTGAAGGTTATGAAAAAACTAAGAATCTAATTGAACAATTAAAAGCTAAAGGAATTGAAATTACATCTTATCGTATTAAAAACATGGGTAAAAAAGATGTTAACCAAAAATTCAGAGAAATTCTTAGAGCATTACCAGATAGGTTACCTCAATTAGAATTATTTTTTGACCATCGCGCAACAAATACTTCTTCTTTAATTGAACTAGAAAATAAAAAAATCAAAGAATTATCCTTATTTACCTTAGGAAATTCTTTATTAGATGATTGATCATTAAATCCATGAGCATTACGTAATGTAGAATGAGTTAATACTATTGATTATAATGTTAGTTGAGAAAATAAACAAGGAGCAGATATTGCTTCAAGAATTACATTTAACACCATTGCATTTGAAGAAAGTGATATTCTAAAAAATACAGATAAACCTTTCGAAAGAATTAACAATGGTTTAAGAATGGTTTATTATGTAAGAAATAATGAAGGAATTTTCCAAGGAAGTTTTGGTCCTGGACTTAACCCAGATACAAATGAAGGCGGTAATAGTTATCCAACAAGACTTGATTTTTCAAGAGCTCCTTCGATCAAATCATTAAAAGGTTTAAAATTCTATGATTACATTAAAGCAAGTAATGCAAAACGTAAATTAAAGAATTTAAAACTATTTAATGATAAAGAATATTTTGAAATTGATGGTGATGAATTAGATAAATCACAATTTGATTCAGTAATGGCAATTAATGAACCCCCTTTTGCAATGCCAAAAACTAAAATTGAATTTAGTAACGGAAGTATAACAAGCGCAATTAGAATATTAGGTACTCAAACATTAAGTGGTAAAGCTTTATCAAATCTAAGTGTATTGCTAAATCTATCAAAAATTCATGCTCCATTACAAGTTTCTCAAGGTGCAGATGCACTTAAAAAACAATTAGAAGAAAATGGATATCGTGTTGAATATGCAAGTGACAACACATTTAATTAA